A genomic window from Motacilla alba alba isolate MOTALB_02 chromosome 2, Motacilla_alba_V1.0_pri, whole genome shotgun sequence includes:
- the LOC119698044 gene encoding uncharacterized protein LOC119698044 produces the protein MHVPEYSQIVSPLYLVTRKKNNFHWGPEQQQAFVQIKQEIAHAVALGPVRTGPEVRNMLYSAAGNHGLSWSLWQKVPGETRGRPLGFWSRSYRGSESNYTPIEKEILAAYEGVQAASEVIGIEAQLLLAPRLPVLGWMFKGKVPSTHHATSATWSKWIALITQRARIGKLNRPGILEVITNWPEGESFGVTDEEQEPVTRAEEAPPYNQLPPEETRYALFTDGSCRIVGMNRKWKAAVWSPTRQVAQAIEGEGGSSQFAELKAIQLALDIAEREKWPKLYLYTDSWMVANALWGWLERWKKTNWQRRGKPIWAAEEWKDIATRVGRLPVKVRHVDAHVPKSRANEEHQNNEQVDQASKIGVSKIDLDWEHKGELFLARWAHDASGHQGRDATYKWARDRGVDLTMDSISQIIHDCETCAAIKQAKRVKPLWYGGRWSKYKYGEAWQIDYITLPQTRQGKRYVLTMVEATTGWLETYPVSHATARNTILGLEKQVLWRHGTPERIESDNGTHFKNSLVNTWAREHGIEWVYHIPYHAPAAGKVERYNGLLKTQLKALGGGSFKNWEQHLAKATWLVNTRGSTNRAGPAQSESLNITDGDKVPVVHVRGLLGKTVWINPASSTDKPIRGVVFAQGPGCTWWIMQRDGTTRCVPQGDLIVG, from the coding sequence atgcaCGTTCCCGAGTACAGTCAGATTGTGAGCCCTCTTTACCTGGTCACCCGGAAGAAGAACAATTTCCactggggccctgagcagcaacaagccTTTGTCCAGATCAAGCAGGAGATTGCTCATGCAGTAGCCCTTGGCCCGGTCAGGACAGGACCAGAGGTGAGAAACATGCTCTACTCTGCAGCCGGGAACCATGGTCTGTCTTGGAGTCtttggcagaaggtgcctggggagactcGGGGTCGaccactgggattttggagtCGAAGCTACAGAGGGTCTGAATCTAACTACACTCCAATAGAGAAAGAGATCTTGGCTGCCTATGAAGGAGTCCAAGCTGCCTCAGAAGTGATTGGTATAGAAGCacaactcctcctggcaccccgACTACCGGTGCTGGGATGGATGTTCAAAGGGAAGGTTCCTTCCACCCACCATGCCACCAGTGCTACATGGAGCAAGTGGATTGCTCTTATCACACAGCGCGCCCGTATAGGTAAACTGAATCgccctgggattttggaggtAATTACAAATTGGCCCGAAGGTGAAAGTTTTGGTGTCACAGACGAAGAACAAGAACCAGTGACACGGGCTGAAGAAGCTCCACCATATAACCAACTGCCCCCAGAGGAAACACGCTATGCTCTTTTCACTGATGGGTCCTGTCGCATCGTTGGAATGAATCGGAAGTGGAAAGCAGCCGTATGGAGCCCCACACGACAGGTTGCACAAGCTATCGAAGGAGAAGGTGGATCGAGCCAATTTGCGGAACTCAAAGCTATACAGCTGGCCCTGGACATtgctgaaagagagaagtggCCAAAGCTCTACCTCTACACTGACTCATGGATGGTAGCCAATGCTCTGTGGGGTTGGctggaaaggtggaaaaagaCTAATTGGCAGCGTAGAGGGAAAccaatttgggctgctgaaGAGTGGAAAGACATCGCTACCAGGGTAGGGAGGCTACCTGTGAAGGTCCGCCATGTGgatgcccatgtccccaagagcAGAGCGAATGAGGAGCACCAAAACAATGAGCAGGTAGACCAGGCTTCAAAGATAGGAGTGTCCAAGATAGATCTAGATTGGGAACATAAGGGAGAGTTATTCCTAGCTCGATGGgcccatgatgcctcaggtcATCAGGGTAGAGATGCCACCTATAAGTGGGCACGAGACCGAGGGGTGGATTTAACCATGGACAGTATTTCACAGATCATCCATGACTGTGAGACGTGTGCTGCCATCAAACAGGCCAAGCGAGTGAAGCCCCTGTGGTATGGTGGGCGGTGGTCCAAGTATAAGTATGGAGAGGCCTGGCAGATTGACTACATCACACTGCCCCAGACACGCCAAGGCAAGCGCTACGTGCTGACCATGGTAGAAGCCACTACAGGATGGTTGGAAACCTACCCTGTGTCTCATGCTACAGCCCGTAACACCATCCTGGGCCTTGAAAAGCAGGTCCTTTGGAGGCATGGTACCCCTGAGAGGATTGAGTCAGACAACGGGACTCATTTCAAGAACAGCCTTGTCAACACCTGGGCCAGAGAACATGGCATTGAGTGGGTGTACCATATCCCCTAccatgcaccagctgcaggcaaagtggAGAGGTACAATGGACTGTTAAAAACCCAGTTGAAAGCCTTGGGTGGGGGATCTTTCAAAAATTGGGAGCAGCATTTAGCAAAGGCCACCTGGTTAGTTAACACCCGAGGTTCCACCAACCGAGCAGGTCCTGCCCAATCCGAGTCCCTGAATATAACAGATGGAGATAAAGTCCCGGTGGTACATGTCAGGGGTTTGTTAGGGAAGACCGTGTGGATCAATCCTGCCTCAAGTACAGACAAACCCATTCGTGGGGTTGTCTTCGCTCAGGGACCAGGTTGCACATGGTGGAtaatgcagagagatggaaCAACACGATGTGTACCTCAGGGAGATCTGATTGTGGGGTGA